A single region of the Stenotrophomonas sp. Marseille-Q4652 genome encodes:
- a CDS encoding FAD/NAD(P)-binding protein: protein MTESSHEQAVDLAIIGGGAAGVLTAIQLLREGTVSRRIALVEPEPPLARGVAYATTHDGHLLNVPAGKMSGFAEQPDDFLDYLCQVQAYPHLDRDTLARSYVSRRHYAAYLQQRLRQAQAGSAAQLQLIQDSVVALDPDGEGVRLALQGGGQLRARAVTVAVGNSLRPLPARGAQALSPAQRVEAWDFEAVQAIDPRADVCIVGSGLSMADSVVSLLANGHRGAIHVISRHALLPLPHAEGTPAGFDVRPLLAMGLRGRMRVLRQLVREAQAAGQPWQMVMDRLRPHGQALWRSLDDADQRRFLRHVVRYWDVHRHRIATPVHAQLQALRDSGQLQIHRGRVDAVSLDGNHVRLTADGPRGSRLHLQVQCVVNATGVETRGQAMRNPLLQQLLGSGIARSGPHGIGVDTDVDGQLLAADGTPYPRIQVVGSLRIGRLWESLAIPELRQQAQAAAQQMLAAG from the coding sequence ATGACCGAAAGCTCCCACGAACAGGCCGTCGACCTGGCCATCATCGGCGGCGGTGCCGCCGGCGTGCTCACCGCCATCCAGCTGCTGCGCGAAGGCACCGTGTCCCGTCGCATCGCCCTGGTGGAGCCGGAGCCGCCGCTGGCGCGCGGCGTGGCCTACGCCACCACCCATGACGGCCACCTGCTCAACGTGCCGGCCGGCAAGATGAGCGGCTTTGCCGAGCAGCCGGACGATTTCCTCGACTACCTGTGCCAGGTCCAGGCCTATCCGCACCTGGATCGCGACACGCTGGCGCGCAGCTATGTCAGCCGCCGCCACTACGCGGCGTACCTGCAGCAGCGCCTGCGGCAGGCACAGGCCGGCAGCGCTGCGCAGCTGCAGCTGATCCAGGACAGCGTGGTGGCACTGGACCCCGACGGTGAGGGCGTGCGTCTGGCCCTGCAGGGTGGTGGCCAGCTGCGGGCCCGCGCGGTGACGGTGGCAGTCGGCAACAGCCTGCGGCCGCTGCCGGCGCGTGGCGCGCAGGCGCTGTCGCCGGCCCAGCGCGTGGAGGCATGGGACTTCGAGGCGGTGCAGGCGATCGATCCGCGCGCGGACGTGTGCATCGTCGGCTCGGGCCTGAGCATGGCCGACAGCGTGGTCTCGCTGCTGGCCAACGGCCATCGCGGCGCGATCCACGTGATCTCGCGCCACGCGCTGCTGCCGCTGCCGCATGCCGAGGGCACGCCGGCCGGGTTCGACGTGCGGCCGCTGCTGGCGATGGGCCTGCGCGGGCGCATGCGCGTGCTGCGCCAGCTCGTGCGCGAGGCCCAGGCCGCCGGCCAGCCATGGCAGATGGTGATGGACCGCCTGCGCCCGCACGGGCAGGCACTGTGGCGCTCGCTCGATGACGCTGACCAGCGCCGTTTCCTGCGCCATGTGGTGCGCTACTGGGACGTGCACCGCCACCGCATCGCGACCCCGGTGCATGCACAGCTGCAGGCGCTGCGCGACAGCGGCCAGCTGCAGATCCATCGCGGCCGGGTCGATGCCGTATCCCTCGATGGCAACCACGTCCGCCTCACCGCCGACGGTCCGCGCGGCTCGCGGCTGCACCTGCAGGTGCAGTGCGTGGTCAATGCCACCGGCGTGGAAACCCGGGGCCAGGCCATGCGCAATCCGCTGCTGCAGCAACTGCTGGGCAGTGGCATCGCGCGCTCGGGCCCGCACGGGATTGGCGTGGATACCGACGTCGATGGCCAGCTGCTGGCGGCCGACGGCACCCCTTATCCGCGCATCCAGGTGGTCGGCAGCCTGCGCATTGGCCGGCTGTGGGAAAGCCTGGCCATTCCGGAGCTGCGCCAGCAGGCGCAGGCCGCCGCGCAGCAGATGCTGGCGGCGGGCTGA
- the uvrD gene encoding DNA helicase II codes for MDVSHLLDGLNAAQREAVSAPPGHHLVLAGAGSGKTRVLTHRIAWLHDVFGVPTHGIFAVTFTNKAAGEMRHRIDAQLPHGSRGMWIGTFHGLANRLLRLHWAEAKLPESFQVMDSDDQLRLVKRVVQQLELDDGKYPPKQLAWWINEQKDEGRRPHHLQPEPHDDYIKVRQQVYAAYQDRCDRAGLVDFAELLLRAHELLRDNPALLAHYRARFREILVDEFQDTNAIQYAFVRVLAGDSGHVFVVGDDDQAIYGWRGAKVENVQRFLKDFPGAQTIRLEQNYRSSANILGAANAVIAHNPDRIGKQLWTDSGDGEPIDLYAAYNEMDEARYIVERARQWVRDGGNHGDVAVLYRSNAQSRALEEVLISEQVPYRVYGGMRFFERAEIKDALAYLRLLTNRSDDAAFERAVNTPPRGIGERTLDEVRRIARAQSLSLWEATMLATQGNELAGRARNALAGFLQLLNQLQGETGEMTLAERIDHVLQRSSLREHWSKESRNALDSESRSENLDELVSVASRFVRRDDDVEEGNPDMDDLVAFLTYASLEAGEGQAQAGEEGVQLMTLHSAKGLEFPLVFLAGMEEGLFPSARSLEESGRLEEERRLAYVGLTRARQKLVLTYAESRRIHGQDNYCLPSRFLREIPRELLNEVRPKVQVSRPASLGASRVQGHASLEAPPLKLGARVTHPKFGEGMVTDYEGSGAHARVQVEFIDAGSKWLVMAYANLTVL; via the coding sequence ATGGATGTCTCCCACCTGCTCGACGGGCTGAATGCAGCCCAGCGCGAGGCTGTGTCTGCGCCCCCCGGCCACCATCTGGTGCTGGCCGGCGCCGGTTCCGGCAAGACCCGCGTACTCACCCACCGCATCGCCTGGCTGCACGACGTGTTCGGCGTGCCGACCCATGGCATCTTCGCGGTGACCTTCACCAACAAGGCCGCCGGCGAAATGCGCCACCGCATCGACGCGCAGCTGCCGCACGGCAGCCGCGGCATGTGGATCGGCACCTTCCACGGCCTGGCCAACCGCCTGCTGCGCCTGCACTGGGCCGAGGCGAAACTGCCCGAATCCTTCCAGGTGATGGATTCGGACGACCAGCTGCGCCTGGTCAAGCGCGTGGTCCAGCAGCTGGAACTGGACGACGGCAAGTACCCGCCCAAGCAGCTGGCCTGGTGGATCAACGAACAGAAGGACGAGGGCCGCCGCCCGCACCACCTGCAGCCCGAGCCGCACGACGACTACATCAAGGTGCGCCAGCAGGTGTATGCGGCCTACCAGGACCGTTGCGACCGCGCCGGCCTGGTCGACTTCGCCGAGCTGTTGCTGCGCGCGCACGAGCTGCTGCGCGACAACCCGGCGCTGCTGGCGCATTACCGCGCACGCTTCCGCGAGATCCTGGTCGACGAGTTCCAGGACACCAACGCCATCCAGTACGCCTTCGTGCGCGTGCTGGCCGGCGACAGCGGCCATGTGTTCGTGGTCGGCGACGATGACCAGGCGATCTACGGCTGGCGCGGCGCCAAGGTCGAGAACGTTCAGCGTTTCCTGAAGGACTTCCCCGGTGCGCAGACCATCCGCCTGGAGCAGAACTACCGCTCCAGCGCGAATATCCTGGGCGCGGCCAACGCGGTGATCGCGCACAACCCCGACCGCATCGGCAAGCAGCTGTGGACCGACAGCGGCGACGGCGAGCCGATCGACCTGTACGCGGCCTACAACGAGATGGACGAGGCGCGCTACATCGTCGAGCGCGCGCGGCAGTGGGTACGCGATGGCGGCAACCACGGCGACGTCGCCGTGCTCTACCGCAGCAACGCGCAGTCGCGCGCGCTGGAAGAAGTGCTGATCAGCGAGCAGGTGCCGTACCGCGTGTATGGCGGCATGCGCTTCTTCGAGCGCGCCGAGATCAAGGACGCGCTGGCCTACCTGCGCCTGCTGACCAACCGCAGCGACGATGCCGCGTTCGAGCGCGCGGTGAACACGCCGCCGCGCGGCATCGGCGAGCGCACCCTGGACGAGGTGCGGCGCATCGCCCGAGCACAGTCGCTGTCGCTGTGGGAAGCGACCATGCTCGCCACCCAGGGCAATGAACTGGCCGGGCGCGCACGCAACGCACTGGCCGGCTTCCTGCAGTTGCTCAACCAGCTGCAGGGCGAAACCGGCGAGATGACCCTGGCCGAGCGCATCGACCACGTGCTGCAGCGCTCGTCACTGCGCGAACACTGGAGCAAGGAGAGCCGCAACGCGCTGGATTCGGAATCGCGTTCGGAGAACCTGGACGAACTGGTCTCGGTGGCCTCGCGCTTCGTGCGTCGCGACGACGACGTGGAGGAAGGCAATCCGGACATGGACGACCTGGTCGCCTTCCTGACCTACGCCTCGCTGGAGGCCGGCGAAGGCCAGGCCCAGGCCGGCGAGGAGGGCGTGCAGCTGATGACCCTGCACTCGGCCAAGGGCCTGGAATTCCCGCTGGTGTTCCTGGCCGGCATGGAGGAAGGCCTGTTCCCGAGCGCGCGTTCGCTGGAGGAAAGCGGCCGGCTGGAAGAGGAGCGCCGCCTGGCGTACGTGGGCCTCACCCGCGCGCGGCAGAAGCTGGTGCTGACCTATGCCGAGAGCCGCCGCATCCACGGCCAGGACAACTACTGTCTGCCCTCGCGCTTCCTGCGCGAGATCCCGCGCGAGCTGCTCAACGAGGTGCGCCCGAAGGTGCAGGTCTCGCGCCCGGCCTCGCTCGGCGCCAGCCGCGTGCAGGGCCATGCCTCGCTGGAAGCACCGCCGCTCAAGCTCGGCGCGCGCGTCACCCATCCCAAGTTCGGCGAAGGCATGGTCACCGACTACGAGGGCAGCGGCGCCCACGCCCGGGTGCAGGTCGAATTCATCGACGCCGGCAGCAAGTGGCTGGTGATGGCCTACGCCAACCTCACCGTGCTGTAA
- a CDS encoding ThuA domain-containing protein codes for MFASTNGDVLDGAQQAALQRFVRAGGGFLGVHAAPDTEHDWPWYGELVGARCGDHPPGLQATTVQPERGGAAQDAAWAIEDEIYNFRRNPRGQVQVLATVDEALYAGGRMGDDHPIAWCRPFDGGRSWYTGLGHAAAVYARPEFRSQLRQGLRYVTGLSPDC; via the coding sequence GTGTTCGCCAGCACCAACGGCGACGTGCTCGACGGGGCACAGCAGGCCGCGCTGCAGCGCTTCGTGCGCGCCGGTGGCGGCTTCCTCGGCGTACATGCGGCCCCGGATACCGAGCATGACTGGCCGTGGTACGGCGAACTGGTGGGCGCCCGGTGCGGCGACCATCCGCCGGGCCTGCAGGCCACGACGGTCCAGCCAGAACGCGGCGGGGCGGCACAGGACGCTGCGTGGGCGATCGAGGACGAGATCTACAACTTCCGCCGCAATCCACGTGGACAGGTGCAGGTGCTGGCCACCGTGGACGAGGCGCTGTACGCCGGCGGGCGCATGGGCGATGACCATCCCATCGCCTGGTGCCGTCCCTTCGATGGCGGGCGCAGCTGGTACACCGGCCTGGGCCACGCGGCGGCGGTGTACGCCCGGCCGGAGTTCCGTTCCCAGCTGCGCCAGGGCCTGCGCTACGTCACCGGCCTGTCGCCGGACTGCTGA
- a CDS encoding universal stress protein, with translation MYKRILIAVDGSELAGKGLSKGLELAQDLGAEVDVVTVSEPWAVGMYDAMGWSVGYESSPEYRQDREDAAQKILQPAREAAAAANVKATTHHVLDRYAADGIIDTAEQCHSDLIVMTSHGRRGVSRVLLGSQTTEVLARSKVPVLVIR, from the coding sequence ATGTACAAGCGTATTCTGATTGCCGTCGATGGTTCCGAGCTGGCCGGCAAGGGGCTGTCCAAGGGTCTGGAACTGGCGCAGGACCTGGGCGCCGAGGTCGACGTGGTCACCGTCTCCGAACCGTGGGCCGTCGGCATGTACGACGCGATGGGCTGGAGCGTGGGCTACGAGAGCAGCCCCGAATACAGACAGGACCGCGAGGATGCCGCGCAGAAGATCCTGCAGCCCGCGCGCGAGGCGGCAGCCGCCGCCAATGTGAAGGCCACAACCCACCACGTGCTCGACCGTTATGCGGCCGACGGCATCATCGACACCGCCGAGCAGTGCCACAGCGACCTGATCGTGATGACCTCGCACGGTCGTCGCGGCGTCAGCCGCGTGCTGCTGGGCAGCCAGACCACCGAGGTGCTGGCACGCAGCAAGGTGCCGGTCCTGGTCATCCGCTGA